A single window of Kwoniella bestiolae CBS 10118 chromosome 4, complete sequence DNA harbors:
- a CDS encoding beta-1,2-xylosyltransferase 1 produces the protein MALNFPFPSPLNLPIPRRFVILILSGSILVLFLHTFAPSTLPPALTPNLPHHEPDASYFSPSKWLPPILNPNTPSRPVEFDEDGMCLFLSPYDALSANEKRRAELLVLESVSPGIVKAHKPPSEGNDYDPDFDDEFSALSNETKSQPSGLTHPILGLLREGEMKWNAMLARQSQSLEQAVKVYKEKWGRNPPKGFDEWWHFAENNNVLLPDEYDAIMDSLLPFYGLPIKTLQERLEETEKIQETFTLIIHDGKVELQWNDDYSRDTWWASRPRADSQINLLEPFIKHIGAFRATFTIHDQPSILLDHSRQEELVNAAKAGKVSNHANENDRFEQVWSKACAKDSPLNKGEKEELAADTFINAHGAAMDICQHPSYMENHGMLLEEHNSETHPKPHTKLYPILVPSKTMLNGDIPVTPIGRDGRRDDVGPDPEWSRKSGKLYWRGLATGLNHDKKKGSKWRQSHRERLHFLANDKSDSYTEVLAPVGSTGEAELSRLPLKELGEYYMDVKLAGGHWQCDWDDGTCDEMEKEIEFAGKDNAERSNDFKYVFDTDGNAWSSRFPRLMASNNVVVKATVFPEWNTKSLPEWYAYVPSKMDYSDLFSIMSFFRGTPSGRGAHDEVARRIALNGQCWVERTWRREDLQAYMFRLYLEYARLVSPDRDNGKMDFILPTSHSNHIPSSANKGDVPVAADVVPPMVDE, from the exons ATGGCACTAaacttccccttcccctcacccctcaatcTACCTATACCACGTCGGTTCGTCATCCTGATACTCTCAGGatccatcctcgtcctcttccttcacACATTCGCTCCTTCCACACTACCTCCAGCCCTAACACCAAATCTACCACACCACGAACCAGATGCTTCCTACTTCTCCCCTTCGAAGTGGTTGCCCCCCATACTCAACCCCAACACCCCCTCGAGACCGGTGGAattcgacgaagatgggatgtgtctcttcctctcgccATATGATGCGTTGAGTGCaaacgagaagaggagagcggAATTATTGGTGTTGGAGAGCGTTAGTCCGGGGATAGTGAAGGCTCATAAACCCCCTTCGGAGGGTAATGACTATGATCCggatttcgatgatgagtTCTCGGCGTTGTCGAATGAGACGAAATCCCAACCTTCGGGCTTGACTCATCCGATATTGGGTTTGTTGAGGGAGGGCGAGATGAAGTGGAATGCCATGTTGGCGAGACAGAGTCAGTCGTTGGAACAGGCTGTGAAGGTCTACAAGGAGAAATGGGGGAGGAATCCACCGAAAGGGTTTGACGAGTG GTGGCATTTCGCTGAGAACAACAACGTACTTTTACCTGATGAGTATGATGC CATTATGGATTCACTACTACCATTCTACGGTCTGCCCATCAAAACTTTACAGGAACGATTGGAGGAGACGGAGAAGATTCAGGAAACTTTCACATTGATCATACATGATGGGAAAGTTGAACTACAATGGAACGATGATTACTCTAGAGATACTTGGTGGGCTAGTAGACCCAGAGCAGACTCGCAAATCAACTTGCTGGAACCCTTTATCAAGCATATCGGTGCTTTCAG GGCTACATTTACGATCCATGATCAACCATCCATACTGCTTGATCACTCCAGACAGGAAGAATTGGTCAATGCCGCCAAGGCCGGCAAGGTCTCCAACCATGCCAATGAGAATGATAGATTCGAACAAGTCTGGTCCAAAGCTTGTGCCAAGGATAGTCCGTTGAACAAGGGAGAAAAGGAGGAGC TCGCCGCTGATACATTCATCAACGCCCACGGAGCGGCCATGGACATCTGTCAACATCCCTCATACATGGAGAACCACGGAATGCTATTGGAAGAGCACAACTCGGAAACACATCCTAAACCTCATACCAAGCTGTATCCTATCCTTGTACCCTCCAAGACAATGTTGAACGGGGATATCCCTGTAACTCCTATtggaagggatgggaggagagatgatgtTGGACCTGATCCCGAATGGAGCaggaagagtgggaagtTGTACTGG AGAGGTCTAGCAACAGGTCTCAACCATGACAAAAAGAAGGGTTCCAAATGGCGACAATCCCACAGAGAACGACTCCATTTCCTTGCAAATGATAAATCCGATTCGTACACCGAGGTCCTGGCTCCAGTGGGATCGACGGGCGAAGCAGAGTTATCCAGATTACCTTTGAAGGAATTAGGCGAATATTATATGGATGTTAAGCTTGCTGGAGGACATTGGCAGTGCgattgggatgatgggacgtgcgatgagatggagaaggagattgaatTTGCTGGGAAGGATAATGCGGAGAGGAGCAATGATTTCAAATATGTctttgat ACCGACGGTAATGCTTGGTCATCTCGATTCCCACGTCTCATGGCCAGTAACAA CGTCGTGGTCAAAGCTACCGTCTTCCCAGAGTGGA ACACCAAGTCTTTACCTGAGTGGTACGCCTACGTCCCATCCAAGATGGATTACTCGGATCTATTCTCCATCATGTCTTT CTTCCGAGGTACGCCTTCAGGTAGAGGAGCGCACGATGAAGTAGCTCGAAGGATAGCTCTGAACGGGCAGtgttgggttgagagga catggagaagagaagatctaCAGGCCTACATGTTCAGATTGTACCTCGAGTACGCGAGGTTAGTTTCGCCTGATAGGGATAACGgcaagatg GACTTCATACTACCCACATCCCACTCCAATCATATTCCATCCTCAGCGAACAAAGGAGACGTACCAGTAGCTGCCGACGTAGTACCTCCAATGGTGGATGAGTAG